Within Bactrocera oleae isolate idBacOlea1 chromosome 6, idBacOlea1, whole genome shotgun sequence, the genomic segment TTGCTCTTAAAATATACCTAACAAACATTACGATAATAATGGGAAATTTCGATGTCCTACAAATAATGacattgtgacgaacacggatgatagaaaaaaatcgaatcgacgatacaTTGCCAGAATTTTCGACAAGCGATGTTTTGTTAAATATCTACTACATAAAGGTTGACGCATTGTGCAGCAGAGTCAGTTCTAGTtggagtgttgccgtgtaaagaacaattaagatataagtaagaagttgtgAATTCGGATAATGGGTAGTAAAGTGTCAAGTTGTTTGGATTACAAATAAAGATATGTGCATTGCCATTAAATTTGGACTTTTTCttaggtagacgatttatcaagaaatccgttacaatataaacTGTAACTAAATAAGTAAATACTAGTACTACGTACTACACAGTCTTACAGAATAATAATATTGCAAGATCATTTCGTTTTATTCTAAAACATCGGTTGTAACTTGGCCCTcaacttaaactttttttttttaccattttggaAACCACATTGGAAACTATGAtgaatatatactcgtatatgaacTTTTGGAACGGATAAACTGTCAGCTATTTACTATAGTTTGAGTAGTGTATCTAATTGCATTAGGTTAAACCATattaaatagtataaaatttcgaaaatgtcGCTGGAtaggatatgtatgtatgtatgtatgtcaaattTTATGGTAAATTTAATGGTGAACATGGTAAAGCAATCAATAAATCATATGCTATTGGTCCGGTAGAGCGTCGAAGTCACGGTCATGCCTAAGATTTTCTGCTCATTTAGTATTCCACAACATGTGAgcggaaattttttttgtgattatttatccgattattttacaaattactattttattatacaatatatacatacatttgtttacatttataacTAATAAAACTACtagaaaataattacaatttatacatatttaaaactgtaattacctctatatataatatatttttttttttttatttactcataTTACAGTTTCAGCAATAAATCGCTTAACTTATTTACGAAAATGTTTGTTGTGACaggtaattaaaaacaaacatttaaattaCCTAGGTATATACTGTATTTTTACAATATCACAAATTGTCAGAAGAACtataaattctattaaaattgtttaaaaaaagtattagcTAACAACAAAAAGGTAAACAAAAAGAAAGTAATGATAGCACAATGGAATGGGCACATAAAAACAACGTAATTGCTTGTGGCAGGAGTTAATCAAATCGGATACTTGagcattatgaaattaaaaaaaattagcgtactttttatacaatttactatgtaaatttcttctttaaattattaaaacatttaacaCAGTGTGCACGAAAAAAGTGCAGCTCAAATACCAGACAATAATGGCAAACGTTTAGTTTTTATGCGCAATCTATTCATCTCTCTCGAACTTATGTACATTTCTTATTTAGCAAACTATTAtgattttttctcaaatttgaGTACTGTTGTAAAATTTAGAAGAAAGGCAAGAAATACAGAAAAGggaaatacaaataaagtaaaatagaataaattatttgtacaaaagtttacaaaaatagtataaaaaaaatagtatttttagtttaaaagttGGAATGGCATACAAGAAATTTTCTATATCCGAAACAGTTATTGTCATTTTTACTCTAAGAAATAGTAATGCGCGGACAATTATAATTTCTTGAACAACCTGAAACAGTATAGACATTTGGAACTATTATTTCATCCATCGGATGGTTTTTACGCCACGCTTAGATCTACATTTAATGTCGACAATGTTAGATATTTCCAATTTCATCTAATTAATACGGTTGCCAACACATCATGATTCTCTAAGCCATGCTTAATATTTACGGAAACATTTCATATAAGTTTTACTTTGAATAAAATACTACTACTGCTTTTCCACAACCCCATTACCACCGTTCTCCACCTTCCAGTCCGGTTCAAATGCCTGATTTGTATGTTGCATTCTTATCGCTGCTTCGGCGTGGTTACGATTCCTCGTGACCTGTGTAGAATTGCGCAGACCGTAGCTGAAGTAAATGGCAAAGCCAATGGCAACCCATACAAGGAAACGTATCCAAGTATTCACATCCAGCTGGAACATCAAATAAACATTCACGAAAACACTTAAGCAAGGTATGAACGGCACAAGTGGAACTTTGAAAGTTAACTCAATTGTCGAGACCGGTTGCATACCAATTATAATCACAATAAATATGAGCAGCACACCCATAACACCTAGTGCCACCGCACCCTCTGTCGACGTTAAGCCAAAAAGCGCCTCTACTATATCCCAGACGATGCACACTATCGCAAATACTACGACGGCTATTTTTGTAATACGTGatgtaaataaatttggttCACGATAAGAATTTCCATTGAAGAATTGACGTATAACTTTGGGACAACTAACGGAGATTGTCTTCGTATCCATATCTTCATCCTGATAGCGCAGTACGAGTACACATATCGCTACGATTGTGTAAGCCAGTAGTGTACCAATGGACATCATGTCGATCAGCTGGTCCAGATCGAAAATAAGTGCCATAACTCCTAGATGAAATAATCATATATGAAGCATTATTAAGCATTtctaatacatatatagtcGCTGTGGCATAAAAACCTAGAGGAcctcaataaatattgaagctgTGCCTTCAAACTTAATCCTTCTACCAAAATCCAAGATCATATCAGCAATTAAGGTATCAGTATAtcagcaaaatataaatataattaatatttcgaTATTTGGTTTTTCAATATCTATCTAGAATACAAAAACACATTAATAAAGTTTTCGCCTTCCGGAACAAACGCAAGTTTATCCACCAAGGAGTTTATTAACCTTAAAAAGTGCGTTTAAGTCTCCCAGAAAGAAAATCATAACGGTACCGAAACTAGGTCATAACTTTTCCGCAATTGATTATTGTAATAATTGTCGAAttcttattttaattctatttcaGTGTttccaaactttttattaatgcTTACCTGCAAAAATTCCCGCTATAATTGTTGCCAGCAATGGTGTTTGGGTGTAGTTATGTACTTTCGAAAATGATTTGTAGAGAATTCCGTCGTTGCCCATGGCATAAAGAACACGTGGCAATGGAAACATAGCACCCAACAAACTTGTGGTCAAGGCAAAGACTGCGCCAATTGTAACAATCCATTTAATAGCGGACCAACCAATGTCATCAAAAGCCTTCGGGAATGGTGCATCTTTATCCtagaagaaaatgaaaaattagaaTGAATTGAGAAGTGAATAACATAAGTGGagtataattaaacaaaaactttaatGTGCGAATAGAAGACACTTTTCAACGCTCTATAGACGTTTGGTGAattgtctaaaaatattttgacatacGGTGAGGAAAACATATTCAAAGTAGATATTGAGAgattaatatacatttatagcCTATTGCTATCGGTGTTCTCAGAGATTTTAAACTCACCAGTTCAAAATAAGGCACCATCATAGTAAGTACCGTCGAAATGCCGAAGTAAGACAAGAATATG encodes:
- the slif gene encoding cationic amino acid transporter 3, producing MSKFWAALTRRKTDDVVENESQLARVLNLFDLTALGVGSTLGLGVYVLAGSVAYNIAGPAVTISFLIAALASAFAGICYAEFAARVPKAGSAYVYSYVTIGEFVAFTIGWNLILEYVIGTASVARGLSGYFDALIDNNMSKKLTEAIPMNVDFLAKYPDFLAMGVILLLAALLAFGVKESSFLNNIFTAVNLITIAIVLVAGAINANPSNWSIPKDQIPETDNNRFGSGGFMPFGITGVMAGAAKCFYGFVGFDCIATTGEEAINPKRNIPLAIVISLIIIFLSYFGISTVLTMMVPYFELDKDAPFPKAFDDIGWSAIKWIVTIGAVFALTTSLLGAMFPLPRVLYAMGNDGILYKSFSKVHNYTQTPLLATIIAGIFAGVMALIFDLDQLIDMMSIGTLLAYTIVAICVLVLRYQDEDMDTKTISVSCPKVIRQFFNGNSYREPNLFTSRITKIAVVVFAIVCIVWDIVEALFGLTSTEGAVALGVMGVLLIFIVIIIGMQPVSTIELTFKVPLVPFIPCLSVFVNVYLMFQLDVNTWIRFLVWVAIGFAIYFSYGLRNSTQVTRNRNHAEAAIRMQHTNQAFEPDWKVENGGNGVVEKQ